A genome region from Synechococcales cyanobacterium T60_A2020_003 includes the following:
- a CDS encoding rhodanese-like domain-containing protein, which translates to MPLPPVTPLSCNNADLHPEDIVQSTQPLQLLDVRSRFEYNRFHAPGAINLSLPRILMGQVSILRRWVWPSWFLNLSKDEPIALICLTVHRSPIAAKALSDLGFRQVFNVTGGMMAWQKAGLPIEKS; encoded by the coding sequence ATGCCTCTCCCGCCCGTAACCCCTCTTTCATGCAACAACGCCGATCTACACCCAGAAGACATTGTGCAATCTACTCAGCCGCTTCAGTTACTGGATGTCAGAAGTCGCTTTGAATATAACCGCTTCCATGCTCCGGGTGCGATCAATCTAAGCTTGCCTCGCATTCTCATGGGACAAGTCTCTATCCTGCGTCGATGGGTATGGCCGAGTTGGTTTTTGAACCTCTCTAAAGATGAACCGATCGCGCTGATTTGCTTAACAGTGCATCGAAGTCCAATTGCTGCCAAGGCTCTATCTGATCTGGGCTTTAGACAGGTGTTCAACGTTACCGGTGGGATGATGGCTTGGCAAAAAGCAGGACTCCCCATCGAGAAATCATAA